From Nicotiana tabacum cultivar K326 chromosome 20, ASM71507v2, whole genome shotgun sequence, one genomic window encodes:
- the LOC142174635 gene encoding uncharacterized protein LOC142174635 has translation MRSQSLSASDRPILGSNFNSEIVSNLKTKLSIMQLELFKSTCFGYLLNLPSIKLQTLLIYYLLTKEVEKGKANELMFLVSGVKLRFGLAEFACMSGLKCTGDVQHCSEATQKNSRSIAKYFMDYPSVSKEDLVDCFLRKTFESDEDAINIAMLFVVNSFLFSIKNTKLVDRKYLDLVDKGDYNSYAWGIDVYKETVRSMSAILDKQRQYYWISGFPYAIQIWFYECFGYLHSSVARRCENTSPPILR, from the exons ATGCGTTCtcaaagt CTTAGTGCAAGTGATAGACCAATACTTGGTAGTAACTTCAATTCTGAGATTGTTagcaatttgaaaacaaaattgtCAATAATGCAACTTGAACTTTTTAAGTCAACTTGTTTTGGCTATTTGTTGAATTTGCCTAGTATAAAACTGCAAACACTATTAATATACTATTTGTTAACTAAGGAGGTTGAAAAAGGGAAAGCGAACGAATTGATGTTTCTTGTCAGTGGGGTTAAGCTACGTTTTGGCTTGGCAGAGTTTGCTTGTATGAGTGGATTAAAATGTACCGGTGATGTACAACATTGTAGTGAAGCTACGCAAAAGAATAGTCGTTCAATTGCAAAGTACTTTATGGATTATCCTTCTGTTTCTAAAGAAGACCTTGTAGATTGTTTTCTTAGAAAAACATTTGAGTCTGATGAAGATGCTATCAATATAGCAATGCTATTTGTTGTAAATTCATTCCTCTTTTCTATTAAGAACACCAAACTGGTGGATAGGAAGTACTTGGACTTGGTTGACAAGGGTGATTACAATAGTTATGCATGGGGAATAGATGTATATAAGGAAACAGTGAGATCAATGTCAGCTATTTTGGATAAGCAGCGACAGTATTATTGGATTTCAGGGTTCCCTTATGCTATTCAGATATGGTTCTATGAATGTTTTGGATATTTGCATAGTTCTGTTGCACGTCGGTGTGAAAATACATCTCCACCCATTCTTCGATAG